From one Thalassospira lucentensis genomic stretch:
- the rpsB gene encoding 30S ribosomal protein S2, which translates to MALPTFTMRQLMEAGVHFGHHTRRWNPKMKQFIFGARNDIHILNLQETVPMLHRAMQAVRDVTAGGGRVLFVGTKRQASPVIAEAAKRCGQYYVNHRWLGGMLTNWNTVSNSIKRLKEQDEILSAGAEGLTKKEILNLTRSRDKLERALGGIKDMGGLPDIIVVVDTNKEALAVHEAKNLNIPVVAILDSNSDPANVAYPIPGNDDAIRAIQLYCDLFVGAVLDGIQQEMTASGADLGESEEVPAEAAAVEEAAQEAASA; encoded by the coding sequence ATGGCTTTGCCAACCTTTACCATGCGTCAGCTGATGGAAGCTGGCGTCCACTTTGGTCACCACACCCGCCGCTGGAACCCGAAGATGAAGCAGTTCATCTTTGGTGCACGCAATGACATTCACATCCTGAACCTTCAGGAAACCGTTCCGATGCTGCATCGTGCGATGCAGGCCGTTCGTGACGTCACCGCAGGTGGTGGTCGTGTTCTGTTCGTCGGTACCAAGCGTCAGGCATCCCCGGTCATCGCGGAAGCTGCAAAGCGTTGCGGTCAGTACTATGTGAACCATCGCTGGCTCGGCGGTATGCTGACCAACTGGAACACCGTTTCCAACTCGATCAAACGCCTGAAAGAACAGGACGAGATCCTGTCTGCCGGTGCAGAAGGTCTGACCAAAAAAGAAATCCTGAACCTGACCCGTTCGCGCGACAAGCTTGAGCGCGCGCTTGGTGGTATCAAGGACATGGGTGGTCTTCCCGACATCATCGTCGTGGTCGACACCAACAAGGAAGCACTTGCTGTTCACGAAGCCAAGAACCTGAACATTCCGGTTGTTGCAATTCTGGACTCCAACTCGGATCCGGCAAACGTTGCTTACCCGATCCCGGGCAACGACGATGCGATCCGTGCGATCCAGCTTTATTGCGACCTGTTCGTTGGCGCGGTTCTGGACGGTATCCAGCAGGAAATGACTGCTTCTGGCGCGGATCTCGGTGAATCCGAAGAAGTTCCGGCTGAAGCCGCTGCTGTTGAAGAAGCCGCTCAGGAAGCAGCTTCCGCATAA